A portion of the Candidatus Poribacteria bacterium genome contains these proteins:
- the mtaB gene encoding tRNA (N(6)-L-threonylcarbamoyladenosine(37)-C(2))-methylthiotransferase MtaB produces the protein MKTAKLMTMGCKVNQYDTQSMRETLRRNGYMIVDDDTSQQQADLYLINTCTVTNTADQKARQVIRRAIRQHPNAKVLVTGCYAESDREAIEEIPGVTFVFGNREKADFQQYLDVLHTETSSEARLETSPAEASHTSNPLLAIEPVQHDAVREHARFSKGVSDAGKRTRALIKVQDGCSAFCTYCIIPYVRGRMTSRPLDDIADEACRIADSGIKEVVITGVHLGAYGVDTGREKDIANILEHIHDIEGIERIRFSSIEPMYFPDSLGERMAALPKCMPHFHLPLQAGSDEVLQQMRRRYTTAEFAHLVENLRRVFGDDVGITTDIMVGFPGETDAHFEASCQFVEDTEFSQLHVFRYSPRKGTPAATYPDQVSPHISAARSQTMIALGERLNTAFRQRMLGKQKEVLIEASREGKNNRLAGFTDNYLRVLVDAPESAINQIQRVTLGALEGDCIAAA, from the coding sequence ATGAAAACCGCGAAACTGATGACGATGGGCTGTAAGGTCAACCAATACGATACGCAATCCATGCGCGAGACGCTTCGACGCAACGGATATATGATTGTTGATGATGATACCTCTCAACAACAAGCGGACCTCTACCTCATCAACACATGCACCGTAACAAACACCGCTGACCAGAAAGCACGGCAAGTTATTCGGAGAGCGATCCGACAGCATCCGAACGCCAAAGTGCTCGTCACAGGTTGCTATGCGGAAAGCGACCGCGAGGCGATTGAAGAGATACCCGGCGTGACGTTCGTTTTCGGCAACCGAGAAAAGGCGGACTTTCAGCAGTATCTCGATGTATTGCACACCGAAACGTCATCCGAAGCGAGGTTAGAAACCTCGCCAGCAGAGGCATCTCACACCTCTAATCCGCTCCTCGCCATAGAACCGGTTCAACACGATGCGGTTCGCGAACACGCACGCTTCAGCAAAGGTGTTAGCGACGCTGGCAAACGCACGCGTGCACTTATCAAGGTGCAAGACGGATGTAGTGCTTTCTGTACCTACTGCATTATTCCATACGTGCGGGGTCGGATGACAAGCCGTCCGCTCGATGACATCGCCGACGAAGCCTGTCGCATTGCTGATAGTGGTATCAAAGAGGTCGTCATCACTGGCGTGCATCTCGGTGCTTACGGCGTGGATACTGGTCGAGAAAAAGACATCGCCAACATTTTAGAACATATCCACGACATCGAAGGCATTGAACGTATCCGTTTTAGCTCGATCGAACCGATGTATTTCCCCGATAGCCTCGGTGAGCGAATGGCGGCACTTCCGAAATGCATGCCGCACTTCCACCTTCCACTCCAAGCCGGTTCAGATGAGGTACTGCAACAGATGCGTCGGCGTTACACCACGGCAGAATTCGCACATCTCGTTGAGAACTTACGACGCGTCTTTGGCGACGATGTCGGGATTACCACCGATATTATGGTCGGGTTCCCCGGCGAGACGGATGCCCATTTTGAGGCATCATGTCAATTCGTCGAAGATACCGAATTCAGTCAATTGCATGTGTTCCGTTATTCCCCCAGAAAAGGCACACCTGCGGCGACCTATCCGGATCAGGTGTCCCCACACATCTCTGCAGCTCGTAGCCAAACGATGATTGCGCTTGGTGAACGCTTGAACACGGCATTTCGACAACGGATGCTTGGGAAGCAGAAAGAGGTGCTCATCGAAGCGAGCAGAGAAGGAAAAAATAATCGCCTTGCAGGCTTTACCGACAACTATCTCCGTGTCCTCGTGGATGCCCCAGAGAGCGCAATCAATCAGATTCAGCGCGTTACGCTGGGTGCGTTAGAAGGGGATTGCATCGCTGCTGCCTAA
- a CDS encoding Gfo/Idh/MocA family oxidoreductase, producing the protein MANTLRFGVVGLGMGMNRSGVIHGTDGAELVAVADLVEERRKTAEERFDCESHDDALEMFDRDDIDVAMIMTPSGLHGKFGEEAARRGKHVITTKPMDVSVENCNSLIKTCEDNDVKLLVDFGERYGTHNRQIQHVLATGGLGRPLLCELRMKWKRPDSYYVGWHGTWKLDGGGSIMNQGVHYIDLMLWFMGPVKRVIGAHFDVYDHENCETEDMTSAILEFENGALGHVLTTTTFPGSSVSMIHVHGEKGIVGLGPEMWEFVDDDEPEIELPPYPNNVIEDALQVINDGGSPAVDGYEGRRSVALNMAIYECARTGKAVELS; encoded by the coding sequence ATGGCTAATACTCTACGTTTTGGCGTTGTCGGTTTAGGTATGGGCATGAATCGCTCCGGTGTAATTCATGGGACAGACGGTGCAGAACTCGTCGCTGTAGCGGATCTCGTCGAAGAACGACGCAAAACGGCTGAAGAACGTTTTGACTGCGAAAGCCACGATGATGCGCTTGAAATGTTCGATCGCGATGATATTGACGTGGCAATGATTATGACACCGAGCGGTCTCCACGGCAAATTCGGAGAAGAAGCCGCACGCCGCGGTAAACACGTGATCACCACAAAACCGATGGATGTCAGCGTTGAAAATTGCAACTCCCTTATTAAAACATGTGAAGACAACGATGTCAAACTGCTTGTTGACTTCGGCGAACGATACGGGACGCACAACCGTCAAATCCAACATGTCCTCGCAACAGGTGGTCTCGGTAGACCTTTGCTCTGCGAACTCCGCATGAAGTGGAAACGTCCGGATAGCTACTACGTCGGTTGGCACGGCACATGGAAACTCGATGGTGGTGGCTCTATCATGAACCAAGGTGTGCATTACATCGACCTGATGCTCTGGTTCATGGGTCCTGTGAAACGTGTTATCGGTGCACACTTCGATGTCTACGATCACGAAAATTGTGAAACTGAGGACATGACCTCAGCGATTCTTGAATTTGAAAACGGCGCGCTCGGACACGTCCTGACAACGACGACCTTCCCCGGTAGCAGCGTTTCAATGATTCACGTTCACGGCGAAAAAGGCATCGTTGGTCTCGGACCGGAGATGTGGGAGTTCGTCGATGATGACGAACCCGAAATCGAACTTCCGCCGTATCCGAATAACGTCATCGAGGACGCGCTCCAAGTCATCAACGACGGTGGTTCACCGGCGGTTGATGGTTATGAAGGCAGACGTTCTGTTGCACTCAATATGGCTATCTACGAATGCGCACGGACCGGCAAAGCGGTCGAACTATCATAA